The genomic stretch aaaagcatttagaacaaatcttaCAGGGGTGGGGGAGGAGATGTTGaacaggttaagatctatctgctaTGAAATTGTCAGAAGAATCAGACAACCCTTTGTGGGTTGCTGTccctaaatttgtaattttaaggaaatttttcagtgttaggttattatcttgaatattattatagatagagataaactgtcaacagcagTTATGTTCagcaaatatgtcaacatgaccaaagttTTCAATTGACATCtgaaggagtaattgccctttatagtaaatttttaacaatttttcgtaaatttttgttaacTTTTCGAAAGATCTTTCTTCTCTAAAGCTACAGacacaaattcaaccaaacttggcaacagtCGCATGATCTAACAAGCATGATGGCTGATAAAGGAATATCATTTAATAGTTATATAAAAGTAATTCTACTTATCCTCGGgggtaaaattaaaatttatttattttataaaaagataaaaattccTACTTTGATTCTTTAAGTTAAATACAGATCCCTTGTATATGGCAAAATGATGGGTCATAGAGTCTGTTTAGACAGGGTTCGGTGATTTTCCAGCTTATAACAAAGCTTGCATACTTTTCCTTTATAATTGATTACCGGtgttattatttaaaatgtatgtatttagCAATATAATTGGAGCAGtttaatatttatgtatttacaattttcattaattggacaactttctttttttttctttcgcaAAGAGTTGCCAATATTTGCACATGTTTCAAAATGACTTGTCTAAGTTATTTTTCCCAAACTTTGTGACAAAGAAAAAGCACTCTAGAACATTTTGGCAATTGTAAGACAAATAAAGTCATACAAATTCATTAGTCTTCAACAAAACTTTGATCCAGTTGATCTTTTTACtaataacattttaattttctgtcAATTTGTTAAGATACAGTAGAttgtaatacattgtaatagGCATTGTATCATATTAAGATCTAggactaaaaatatttttaatttataaggtttattttaatatgatttatggtattttaaaatgcatatgaCACCATATGACCATTGGTCTATCTcttgaaatacaaaatgtgtcCACTGATCTATGCAAATACCTGTTTCATATTCTGATCATTTGTACCAATATTTTACCTatcagatttttttgttatactttatgtacatgtatctacagGTAcctggaaataaaaataaatcaaacctagttttgttttcatttttgaataACTGTTCTTATCAGTTCTGACCAAGTGCTTTCACCAGCTGAagattttgatatatttaagTTACATCCctataaatgaattatttttcaGTAGTTCAAAATGGTATCAACAAAAATACTCAAAGGTTAATTGCAAAAGGAAAGTGGGAAGTCTAAATCAAACATTCGATTTTATTGATAATGTTTCATAGACATTATTCAAAGAGAGTGTTGAGCTAAACCATATAGTTgacttttgcaaatttttttctaaatataaaatgtcaattgGAGGATCATAATTGTAATTGTTTGCAGATTTGGGAAACATAGTCTATTTTCACAAAAATTACATGGATTGTAAATAATTGTTTAAGCCACTGTTACAGTTGTCAACCTAGATAATCTTAGCTTCACATATGTActgtgcatatacatgtataagagtTGCACAGGCTGTCATGGCATTATTTAGggaattttcaccattttccagACATGGGAACTGAGTCATTTACCAGGAAAACTTTTCAAAGACCGTACACATTTGTGTGATTAATTACTTCTATATTTTTAATCAATATACTTGAAACTCCACataaagaatgaacacaaattTTAACAGTTCACCTGGTGTTATGAAATTGTTGGTGGAATTTTCTCCATTTTTCCAGACTTAGGAACTAGGTcattttccattttaattttattttttcataaattaaattttcattataGTCATATCTTCACTGTTTCAGAAGCATTCTGTGCTTTTGAGTCATTAATCCATGTTTTGCTCCTGTTATAAAAACAGATGTTTTGAAGAAGTGTTATGTACACTCCAACAAAAACATCTCCCCACATGATACAATTGTTACAAAGCGTTATAGCAATATTTAACTGAACTATTCAGATTTGTTTCAGTTAACATAAGTCCTTATAATTATAATTGTACCAAATTGTAGCAAAGAAGGTTAATTAGcctttaaaattgtcatttttaaGTAAGTATATGGACTACAACCATAAATACCCCAAAAAAATAGGCACATTCAATACATTGAttcacaataaaacaaacaaaatcacaGGAGCATGATTTTAATGTAAAGGTTGGATTTTATGCAATGGAAACCATATTGTCAGTTGCTTCatagtttttaatttcatttctcaCCTCTGCTTCTGAGAGCACAAACAATTTTGTGCCGTGTTATGAAAATTTTCAGACCCTATCCATATACATCTCAAGCAATTTATTAATGATATTAAAtcagattttttatttaatatcattaatAAATTGCTTGAGATGTATATGGATAGGATATTTAGTGTATCAAATGATTCTAAGGTATACACGTCATTCTAGCAAGTATCAAATGGCCGTGACCTCagttcatggttcattggttaattGTTTAtggttttggtctgttttttaaATCCTTAAAGTAATAGGTCAGCTATTATTTGTGAATGAAATcattataaggtgtacatgtctgtctggcttAATTGTACTTTATccaaatttcatggttcattggtctatgaTACATTTTCGTAATTTTGTCGGCCTTCTAGAGAATAAaagcaacaggtcaactatatttggtgtattgaaagatttgaaggtgtacatgtctgtcatgTCGGTTCAATTGATCATGACATCACCATGATAGAACATTGATAATAGTAAGTGTATGTGATATTTGTGGTAAAAACTTCATGTTAAACATTTCAACATaagttcaatgataagtaaagCAGGCGTGTGCGCTCTTGTTTTCTTACGAATTGAATGCATTTGACGGATTATAATTATTAGTTTTTTTCATGCAGTCAATGAAAGGTCACCAGTTGTAGGGATTTAACACCTTCTGTAAATTATACACAGTTACCAAATGTACCGTTTGTGTCAGTCACCACCTAGAAAACAACCAAGTCTTAGTATATTTTCTGTGTCACACATATTAAGAATACATAGATGTTGTACGGATTTAAGGACATTATTTGCTTTCTGTGGACTGTTACTTTGGGAACTAACACGCACGGTAAACATCTAGGACATCATGTTGGTCAGTACAAAACATGTTTCATATTCACGTCGCATTCAACATGTTCTCATactgaaatttatattttatttccaactGGATATTAATAGCCATTCATCTTTATCGTCTTGATTTTatgaataatttcatttttagaaaGACAAACATATTCTTAACAAACGGTATTAAGTTACGGAAAGAATACTTGAAAATCCAAATACTAACGCCTACTAGCTGTATTATGTATCCATTACATTTCGTTTAGAAATTAATGTCTTCagatttcaaaaaatgttttacgaTTTTAAATGCATTCGGTATTTAGACATATCAGTTATGCGCGTATATGAGCCATTTTCGTTTACTTGATTCACTTTCATGACCTCTAACTTCAGTTGTGTCTTGTTTTGAGACGGAATCCCAATTTCCTAATTGTAATACTTCTCTTCTGATGCACCCGCCAAGAATGTCTATATATAATGCAAATTATATGCTATCAAAATTCTTGATACtgtattcatatacatgtatgtgttttttGTTGCTATTTTCTTGGCATTTTAAGGTCGTGACATTGACAGATGGTGAATTGACGTACATCCTCACTTAAAAGTTGGTTCTGTCGatggaaaatacatttattttgcaAAAGGACAAAAAGTTCCTAAAAATATGGATTTATATAAGCTTGTTTTTGCCCTTATTTCTCGATCTAAAATTAATTTGATGTGTCTTTAtactaaacaagaggctctcaagagcctgaatcgctcacctgaatttttttggtttaatctctcatcaatgattattttggcttttcaatttatttaaatgttctttgaatcgtcctattttcttcaaaagcaaaaaaaaaaatcattttctcctatgttctattttagccataggagctatgtttcttgacatacaaggaaatgaaatataaaatttatactagatactctgaaactctaaaactcatttagcctaagtttggctgaaattgatacagcagtttcaaaggagaagattttttaaagtaagtcaacatgatgaacaaattgtgaaaaaagtctttaaagggcaataactccttaagaggtcaattgacaattttggtcaaattgacttatttgtagatcttactttgcttaacatttttgctttaacagtttatctgtatctataataatattcaagataatgaccaaaaactgcaaaatttccttaaaattaccaattaagtggcagcaacccaacaatagtttgtttgattcatctgaaaatttcagcgctgatagatcttgacctaatgaacatttttacccccgtcagatttgctctaaatgctttcgtttttgagatataagccaaaaactgcatttgacccctatgttctattttaagtaacggcggccatgttttttgacggatcaaaaatcgaaacacacactTTCTGCAGGATAAACttaggaacaatcatgctaagtttcatccaaattcattcagcagtttcagaggagaagattttttaaagttagcaaatatgatgaacaaattgtgaaaaattgtcattaaaggacaataaccccttaagtggtcaattgacaattttggtcatattgatttatttgtagatcttactttgctgatcatttttgctggttacagtttatctttatctataataatattcaagataatgaccaaaaaatgcaaaatttccttaaaattaccaattaagtggcagcaacccaacaatggtttgtttgattcatctgaaaattttagggctgatagatcttgacctaatgaacatttttacccctgtcagatttgctctaaatgctttcgtttttgagatataagccaaaaactgcatttgacccctatgttctactttaagtaacggcggccatgttttttgacggatcaaaaatcgaagcgcacactttgtgcaggataatctaaggaacaatcatgctaagtttcatccaaattcattcagcagtttcagaggagaagatttttttaaagttagcaaatatgatgaacaaattgtgaaaaattgtcattaaagaacaataaccccttaaggggtcaattgacaattttggtcatattgacttatttgtagatcttactttgctgatcatttttgatgtatacagtttatctttatctataataatattcaagataatgaccaaaaactgcaaaatttccttaaaattaccaattaagtggcagcaacccaacaatggtttgtttgattcatctgaaaatttcagggctgatagatcttgacctaatgaacatttttactccacgtcagatttgctctaaatgctttcgtttttgagatataagccaaaaactgcatttgacccctatgttctattttaagtaacggcggccatgttttttgacggatcaaaaatcgaagcacacactttgtgcaggatactctaaggaacaatcatgctaagtttcattcaaatccattcagtagtttcagaggagaagatgtttgaaaaattgttaacgacgacagacgacgacgacgacgacgacgacggacgccaagtgatgagaaaagctcacatggccttttaggccaggtgagctaaaaagagaaTAATGCGTGTATAgatctaatatatttttttctcaaaatgacATGCAGATAAAGGCGCatttcatgtatatttatacTGAACAGTAATATCTATTTTCGGTCATAGTACTAAGTAGACATGGTTGGTTGAATTAAATGATTATTCACGCCATTTGAGTCCCATTTGTTCAGTAGTATCAGAGATGAAGATATTTAAATCCAATGAAATGGAAACACCATCTGCATCTTATGAAATATACTCTCAAGTACAACTACACATATAATTAAGAGTGTAAGACATGTTAGAGTTATATCTCAATTGGTTCAATAGCGTCTGAAATGAAGATCTTTAAATCcagtgaaattgaaaaaaagtcactttatgaaatatttctcaAGTACAGAAACATATATAAGCGTATTGGAAGGCATGATTTCATGTTAGCGGAATTAGTACTCTCGCTGTATCCTTTTTTATATGGTTTCGATTGATTGATGTAGACGAAACCCGGGTCTGACGTATCATataataagcctggtacctttgataactatgtataccactgagtcgatgcctcTGTTGGTGGACTTTCGTCGTCGAGGGTATAACCAGACTAGTAGTCagcactccggtgttgacatcaatatcaattatatggtaatttttataactttattgtttacaaaagtgCATTAttcaaggattttcttatcccatacATATGTTACCTTTTCTGAAAATGTAGTCCTACCTGGTCTAAAAGTTTCAAAGCCCAGTAGAAACCCAAATACTAGTATATTCGTTTTCTAAATGTcgtatatttttattgactgtacaatcgcatGAAGGTTTACTGTAGAATCACTTGGAGATTTCCTATACAATCGATTTGACAACTTAAATGCAAAAGTTAGGTAAACAAAAATTAGAAGTAGAAATATCTTAAGGTTTATGTaaccttctgtagccatttttgtacgaatttttcaaacctcaattgtatcaaaactaaagatataataaataatagagataggccatttagtacatgttccaaggggaaacttgatgcaaagcattattttttactgtttcattgcatttgatagaaaaagaggactttgtgacaaataaatcaagatttttatagaaaatccacagcctttaatacagagatttttgttataaaatttgaaacataaattactcacttgattttctatgatgtgctagtgtttattttttacaaaaagttctaagtaacctgtaaattccaaaacacatcgtgctgagtcactaaagtcgagcgcaccctaataGGTGTACTTGATTTTTGCCATAtgtatacttgtcttaaccaataactacatttataaacttgttttaaggaaatcaatgctagcactgcatgcaataatcctatatctatcagtcatcaaattgccaaatatgggagtacaaggataaaggctgtggattttctataaaaatcttgatttatttgccacaaagtcctctttttctattaaatgcaatggaacagtaaaaaataatgctttgcatcaagtttccccttgaaatatgtacaaaatggcctatctctattattcattatatctgtagttttgatacaattgaagtttgaaaagttcgtacaaaaatggctacaaaagggtacataaaccttaattgACCTGATTTGTTTGAATCgtaattaaatgattttaaatgttCTTTATAAAAACTGGTTAATCACTGATATTTTCGGTTGCAGGTTAAGCTAATGACACaaatgtcattatgatatatgtCTCAATGCTGTTCCAAATCGGAGATAAAGAGGAATTCATTATAGGCTAAAGAGCGAAGTGATATTTGCATGGAACATAATAGTTGCTATGGTTTACTTTTTGGGGGATATAAATAATTACGACACTCAAGTAGGAAATGCTAACTGCTATCTATTCTGCAACATTCATGAACAGTTTTTACTTTCAATGAAATTTATgtcatataaatattcatttaatcTACTGCAATCTAATGCAACATATGTCTGTTTTCCATGTTCTGTAACGATTAAATAACAGTGATTtggtattattatcatttttttatttgagcttCAACAATACATTCTAATGTTTGAAGAATTTACTTTTCAATCAATGGATGCAGTCTCCATTAGCGGATCCGTTGTGCGGGGATGGTATTTTGGTGGTTGAAACCCCacttttttcagttttatttgattttgtgaaCGTTTCCGTGGTTTGTTAAGAGTGGCTGGATCCACGTCTGGTTTGATATCGTCAATGATAGTTTTACATGGTGAACTGATAACTCAATTGAGTTATTATAGTTTAGGCTTGTGTTGTGCTGTAACACCAGCCCCGTTTTGGTGAGGACTGAGCGCACACAAACATATTTAATCCTGCCACTATATttatgtgtctgttccaagtcaggatcgaACCTGTAGGTCAGTGGTTGCCATTGGTTCAAGtctgttatatatgttttttcGGAAATTGATTTGTCATAAATTAGGTCGTCAGTTTTCTAATTTAGTTGTTTTATATTGCTCATGTCGGGACCTTTTGTAGCAGACAATAACCgcttatatccacttcatttgaactctgtgggtagttgtctcattggtgattataccacatctctttatttttatattacagaTTGAAATATGGTTCGATAAAATGTTGTTCGAACTGAACTAAACTGTGTCGTTCGTCGGTCAGGTGTTATAGAGAAatattgaaaagttaattactatATTATTATTATGAAGAAATTCACGAATTTTGTTTGTGTAAATAGATAATGTCTACTGTCCATAAACTTTTCAATTAATGATCTAAACAGACATAATTTCaaagtgttatttttttcaattacaattgaataaaaaagccTTGTTGTCCTCGAAGTTGGCGACTAGCAACTGATTGTTCTGTCCACTATAACGCAGAGCCATAGGCTGACTTAGACCATCACTTTCTGTCAATACTTCTCTATGTTGTTGTCCATCAGGGGAGATAACTACCAAATTATTCGATTCACTCCCCACCACGTAAACATTACCATCATTATCTACATCAATACCTTGAGGACTCTTGAGAACGCTTTCGTTATGAAATGTCCATTGTATTTTACCTTGAAGGGTATAACAAATAACAGTGTGTTTCGCGTTGTTTGTATGGTATACGTTGTCCCTATAGGTTGCAGTGTAACAGACACCTGGTATTTTTTCTCGAACTATTTCACTTTTAGACTCGTCATTTAGATTAATCATTCGTATACCTTTGTCTCTCCCTGAATAAATCAATCGATTATCTTTCAGGTATATGCCATAAATGTGAGAATCCAATGCAATTGATTTCATCATTTGTTTTGTCTCCAGGTTTATTATGGTAATAGTATCTGGAAAATTAGATGATACAGCCAATGTATTGTCTTCTCTAATGTATACTATATCAAACGGGTAACACGGCATCTTGATCTCAAAGTCTTTTGATCCTTTATCactgaaaacttttaattttttggcCAAGTAGTAAGTAAATACCAATCTATCATCTGGAAGTATGCAACATCCGTTAATATTATTTCCTTGAGTGTCGATGGACTTGTGTATCGGTAGctttatattttctatacatTTTGTTAGAACGATTGGAATCCTCAATTGGGCTTGTCTGGCCTTCTTCTTGATCAAAACTATGTCGCATGGATTAGATTCAATACGCACTTCCCCAAAACTTTTGATATCGGATATGATATTCTGAATAGAGGTGTTGATCTGATATGAAAGAGTATGCTGTTTCTTGCCTTCTACAAGAGcctgcaattttttttctttgctatATACGTCCTCTTCTATTTGCTTAATGGAGAGAAACATTTGAAGATCTGTTGCGTGTTTCTTGATGTTCAATAGGCTAGTTTGGCATTCTcctatttctttttctttcttctcTAGCGAGGCCATTAACTGACAAATTTtagagttttcttttttttcgagCTCGTTGAGTTGTTTCATTAAATCTTCTTGTAATTTGTCGAGGTGGTTATTGATCTTCATTCTAGTTTTCTTTAGTTCTTTTTCGATTTCCTTTCTCTTTTCTTTCAAAGTCACCTGATTGCTCTGTTGATGCTGACGAATTTTCTTTAGATTTTCTGCTACTTCAATTAATGTTTCCTCTATCTCGCTCAGGGCATAGGATGTTTTGGCGGTAGAAATGATATCATCTAATTCGACAATGTCCCGGCAGTCTTTGTGGCTTTCCACGATACATGTGCTGCAGCAGGGACATTCATGCTTCTGGCAATAGAACTGATACTTTTTATCGTGACTGGTACAATACTGAGTAATTTTCAGTACATCAGCAGGTAGTTTCTGGTATGCGGCAAAAGGTATCACTCTGTGGCTTCGCGATGCCTTAGACAAACTATGATGGTCCTGACATTCTGTACATAGTCCCTCGTCACATTCTGTACACCAGACTATAGATGGTATAGTGATGTGACGGAGGTCACAGACACCACAATTTTGTAAGGCTGCAGCCATTTAACACACTACAAAGTAAGGATTAATAATAATGATTAGTAATAGCAATAGCTGTGGAATCGATGGTTTTATCATTCAAAGTATATATTCTAAAATAGGAAATAATTCTCATTGATCTCATTTCCATATGACTTTGTTTtcaaggtggtatgggagtctgaaataaaaataatagaatttgttcatactttgcctaaacgtagtatctattgatatatgttgaaaaagataataaaaatgataggtcaccgcccTTTTTTACAAGCTACAGGatgtgacaaaatgacaaattgtatatgaattatacaggaaaaacaccattttgtgattagaaactaaacaaaacgatagaattgtaaaataaattatcaaaagacAGTTTTCAGACAATGTTTTGAGAATATTAGAAGAAAAGATAGGgacaccgtacgttttttccggctaaaatacaaaataggaaaattcatGAAGATTGcctcagaaaatgcactgttttagagttacctccccttaaaatgccaatttaaaaacattttaaaacaacgaaaaataatctacaattgtaaaaatattaatatttataagttttattcTGATAAATTCGTTCtgttaaataaaaattcacatttaatatctgcattcctgtatcaaattttgctaacttgatagaaaatctggacctaaggttttttctgttttttacaatccaagatggcggaagacacccataccaccttagttgtaaaatattcaaaatacattttattcgTTACAGCTAGTGTTACGTCCGATCAGGCTACAAAAATGTAAGCTGATAACAACGatcattttaatctttttaaaagaTAGTGGAGAGTTgtaacataaatttaaaaaaaaatcagttcgaATAACTTCAAATATAAGGTTCATTTTCTTAGGgttcaaacatgtcaaaaatttgatattttaacatGACGTGCTTTTTTCGCTTTGTggataaacccatgctctaaagccaataaaatttgtttgcactagggtatattgactactgcagaataatgaatttatcaaattggcatgcatttaatatatttcgtTAGCTTAAAACACTTCCACACTCTTAAATGTACATGATGCACATGCtgttaattattcatttattatcaCTGTAATGTATTGCAAtacgaaattgacatatttgacctagatacaacAACCGTgtatgctggctgttcaaaactcctctCTATGAAAAATCACATTGTATgtcgtttgcttgtttacaaacaaaaaagagagACTCATGAAAgagctcgggcaaaaataatcacgaatataatgcctacccatgttaaacctacaataaagtatagcttgcatcaactATTTCTTGATTGAAATATcgttaatatatttattgttaagtaCCGGTCCTTGTAAAAATCATGCAGAAGGTGATTCATGACATGTCACAGAAGTAATTTTTTTTGCCCTATATCATAAAAACTTTGGTAGATGGGTAAAATTCTGTCTTTATTTTCCCTGTATTATGCCCGTTGCCATGGCAACCATCAAATCAACATTTTGCCTGAATATGTGAAAAAGgccctttttgaaaatataaaataagggaatttaaagtcccatagaaataaagtaaatcaatacaaacaatatgtatatttacagtattgacaaacaaaaccccaaactatataaaaatgttaaaattgtgaatttactaaatagtttgtttccatagcaaccatttaaaaatgtgttaaaattcgaaaatgaaaaatttcaaaaactcctaaatattaaatctgtttatctcccaggaccaacaataccatgacatgtcattgacaaattttgaaaaaccacattctatatattcagaaaataaaaagaaagtcgtgcggttttttttctttaaaaaaaaaatttagtaaaaaattgtcaattgccaaaattcagattaacaatcagatgaataatcaaaaattttgaacttaaaaagctAAAATATTCCATTTATATGTGCAATTCTGACacacatttgttaattttaaacgaTAGTATATGATAAATGAAGATATacttgtacaaaatgaaaaatcatcactcTGGGTATggtgcacccccctttttttcgatttttttttcttttttttttcaaaattataaaatttgttgaaaaaaatgtgGTATCTCATTGTGTTTACTTGTGAACTAAGTATTTTAGAAAGTTATGCACAACACAACTTCTAAAGTTGAGG from Mytilus edulis chromosome 7, xbMytEdul2.2, whole genome shotgun sequence encodes the following:
- the LOC139481928 gene encoding uncharacterized protein yields the protein MAAALQNCGVCDLRHITIPSIVWCTECDEGLCTECQDHHSLSKASRSHRVIPFAAYQKLPADVLKITQYCTSHDKKYQFYCQKHECPCCSTCIVESHKDCRDIVELDDIISTAKTSYALSEIEETLIEVAENLKKIRQHQQSNQVTLKEKRKEIEKELKKTRMKINNHLDKLQEDLMKQLNELEKKENSKICQLMASLEKKEKEIGECQTSLLNIKKHATDLQMFLSIKQIEEDVYSKEKKLQALVEGKKQHTLSYQINTSIQNIISDIKSFGEVRIESNPCDIVLIKKKARQAQLRIPIVLTKCIENIKLPIHKSIDTQGNNINGCCILPDDRLVFTYYLAKKLKVFSDKGSKDFEIKMPCYPFDIVYIREDNTLAVSSNFPDTITIINLETKQMMKSIALDSHIYGIYLKDNRLIYSGRDKGIRMINLNDESKSEIVREKIPGVCYTATYRDNVYHTNNAKHTVICYTLQGKIQWTFHNESVLKSPQGIDVDNDGNVYVVGSESNNLVVISPDGQQHREVLTESDGLSQPMALRYSGQNNQLLVANFEDNKAFLFNCN